In one Tripterygium wilfordii isolate XIE 37 chromosome 22, ASM1340144v1, whole genome shotgun sequence genomic region, the following are encoded:
- the LOC119991644 gene encoding non-specific phospholipase C1-like, translated as MPSRRFSLRFVLCLYLVISTQSIDFENFRRRHKIDGPIKTIVVVVMENRSFDHVLGWLKSYRPDIDGLTGSESNRINASDPNSPKIFVSDDALFIDSDPGHSFQAIREQIFGSNDSSSNQPLMKGFAQQAQSMSEGMDKTVMSGFKPGVLPVYTELANEFGVFDRWFASVPASTQPNRFYVHSATSHGATSNVRKDLIHGFPQKTIFDSLEENGLTFGIYYQNIPATLFFQSLRKLKHVTKFHSYPLTFRLHAKLGWLPNYAVVEQRYFDVDLFPANDDHPSHDMARGQRFVKEVYEILRASPQWKEMALLITYDEHGGFYDHVPTPISGVPSPDGIIGPDPFYFRFDRLGVRVPTLLISPWIEKSTVIHEPDGPTPYSQFEHSSIPATVKKLFNLKTNFLTKRDAWAGTFEKYFYVRNSPRDDCPETLPEVTTLLRPWGPREDVSLSEFQVELIQLASQLNGDYILSTYPNIGKRMTVGEANRYAEDAVRRFLEAGKAALKAGANESAIVTMRPSLTSRVPVGNGDHLKSY; from the exons ATGCCTTCTCGACGATTTTCTCTCAGATTTGtgttgtgtctttaccttgtaATCTCAACTCAGTCGATCGACTTTGAAAATTTTCGGAGACGGCACAAAATCGATGGCCCTATCAAGACTATTGTGGTCGTCGTCATGGAGAACCGCTCCTTTGATCACGTTCTTGGCTGGCTCAAATCCTACCGGCCGGACATAGATGGATTAACTGGGTCTGAATCGAACCGCATCAACGCCTCCGACCCCAATTCCCCCAAAATTTTCGTCTCCGATGATGCTCTCTTCATTGACTCGGACCCGGGCCACTCCTTCCAGGCAATTAGGGAGCAGATTTTCGGGTCGAACGATAGCTCCTCGAATCAGCCCTTGATGAAAGGGTTTGCGCAGCAGGCGCAGAGTATGAGCGAAGGCATGGACAAGACTGTCATGAGTGGTTTCAAACCTGGGGTTTTGCCGGTGTACACCGAGTTGGCCAACGAATTCGGGGTTTTTGACCGGTGGTTCGCGTCGGTTCCCGCGTCAACTCAACCGAACCGTTTCTACGTGCACTCAGCGACCTCACATGGTGCGACGAGCAACGTCCGAAAGGATCTCATCCATGGTTTTCCTCAGAAAACCATCTTTGACTCGCTCGAAGAAAATGGCCTCACATTTGGAATCTATTACCAAAATATTCCGGCCACCCTCTTTTTCCAATCTCTGAGGAAATTAAAGCACGTGACGAAATTCCACAGTTACCCGTTAACGTTCAGGTTGCACGCCAAACTAGGGTGGTTGCCTAACTACGCGGTGGTGGAGCAGCGGTACTTCGACGTGGACTTGTTTCCGGCGAACGATGATCATCCGTCTCATGACATGGCACGAGGGCAGAGATTCGTAAAGGAGGTGTACGAGATACTTAGGGCGAGCCCGCAGTGGAAGGAGATGGCCTTGTTGATCACGTATGACGAGCACGGCGGGTTCTATGATCACGTTCCTACTCCTATCTCTGGGGTGCCTAGTCCGGATGGCATCATTGGACCCGACCCATTTTACTTCAGGTTTGACCGGTTGGGTGTTCGAGTCCCTACGTTGTTGATCTCGCCCTGGATTGAGAAGAGCACTG TGATTCATGAACCAGATGGGCCAACACCATATTCACAATTTGAACATTCTTCCATCCCTGCAACTGTGAAGAAGCTCTTTAACCTAAAAACTAATTTTCTAACAAAGAGGGATGCGTGGGCTGGTACTTTCGAGAAGTACTTTTACGTTCGCAACTCTCCTCGTGATGATTGTCCAG AAACTCTGCCTGAGGTGACAACATTATTGCGGCCATGGGGACCAAGAGAAGATGTGTCCCTATCAGAGTTTCAAGTTGAACTGATCCAGCTTGCATCTCAGCTTAATGGGGATTACATCCTGAGCACTTACCCTAATATCGGCAAAAGAATGACGGTGGGTGAAGCCAATAGGTATGCAGAAGATGCTGTCAGGAGATTCTTAGAGGCTGGAAAGGCAGCTCTAAAAGCTGGAGCTAATGAATCTGCAATTGTTACCATGCGACCGTCACTCACTAGCCGTGTTCCTGTCGGAAACGGCGACCACCTAAAATCCTATTAA
- the LOC119990944 gene encoding cytochrome P450 86A1-like, whose product METLLLLFTLTAAASAYLLWFYLLSRKLTGPKVWPLCGSLPALFMNRRRIHDWITGNLRETGGAATYQTSTIAIPFFALKQGFYTVTCHPKNIEHILRTRFDNYPKGPTWQTAFHDLLGEGIFNSDGDTWLIQRKTAALEFTTRTLRQAMARWVNRTIKNRLWTILDKAAKEKVHVDLQDLLLRLTFDNICGLTFGKDPETLSPDLSDNPFSLAFDTATEATLQRLLYPGFLWRLEKFFAFGAEKRLRKSLQVVENYMDDAIATRKLSPSDDLLSRFMKRTDINGNHFATSVLQRIALNFVLAGRDTSSVALSWFFWLVMNNPEVEEKIIKEISGVLRETRGDDHKKWLEEPLDFDEADKLIFLKAALAETLRLYPSVPEDFKYVVSDDVLPDGTYVPAGSTVTYSIYSVGRMKSIWGEDCMEFKPDRWLSQEGDRFEPPKDGYKFVAFNAGPRSCLGKDLAYLQMKSVASAVLLPYRLSLVPGHRVEQKMSLTLFMKNGFHVYLHPRVLA is encoded by the coding sequence ATGGAAACCCTACTTCTCCTCTTCACCCTAACTGCAGCTGCCTCTGCATATCTTCTCTGGTTCTATCTACTTTCAAGAAAATTGACCGGTCCCAAAGTATGGCCTCTTTGCGGATCTCTTCCTGCTCTCTTCATGAACCGGAGAAGAATCCACGACTGGATCACCGGGAATCTCCGTGAAACAGGTGGCGCCGCCACTTACCAAACTAGTACGATCGCCATTCCTTTCTTTGCTCTCAAACAAGGGTTCTATACAGTCACTTGTCACCCGAAAAATATCGAGCACATTCTTCGAACCCGGTTCGATAATTACCCCAAAGGTCCTACGTGGCAGACCGCGTTCCACGATTTGTTAGGGGAAGGAATTTTCAATAGTGATGGTGACACGTGGCTTATTCAACGCAAGACTGCAGCTCTTGAGTTCACGACCCGGACTTTGAGACAAGCCATGGCTCGCTGGGTTAACCGAACCATCAAGAATCGGTTATGGACGATTTTGGATAAAGCGGCTAAAGAGAAGGTACATGTGGACTTACAGGATTTGTTGCTTCGTTTAACGTTTGATAACATTTGTGGGCTCACTTTCGGAAAAGATCCGGAAACCCTCTCGCCGGATCTATCCGATAACCCGTTTTCGCTTGCATTTGACACCGCCACTGAAGCAACTCTTCAACGTCTCCTGTATCCGGGGTTTTTGTGGAGATTGGAGAAGTTTTTCGCTTTTGGAGCTGAGAAGAGATTGAGAAAAAGCCTTCAAGTTGTCGAAAATTACATGGACGATGCCATAGCAACGCGTAAATTGTCTCCGTCAGATGACTTGCTGTCGCGATTCATGAAGAGAACGGACATTAACGGCAACCACTTCGCAACCTCCGTCCTCCAACGAATTGCACTGAACTTTGTCCTGGCCGGACGTGACACGTCATCGGTTGCTCTCAGCTGGTTCTTTTGGCTTGTCATGAACAACCCTGAAGTTGAAGAGAAGATCATCAAAGAAATATCAGGCGTTCTCAGAGAGACACGTGGCGATGACCATAAGAAATGGCTTGAGGAGCCTCTTGACTTCGATGAAGCCGATAAATTGATCTTTCTCAAAGCGGCTTTGGCGGAGACACTCCGGCTCTACCCATCTGTGCCAGAAGATTTCAAGTATGTTGTCTCGGACGATGTTCTGCCAGATGGTACATATGTACCGGCCGGTTCAACTGTCACTTATTCTATCTACTCTGTTGGGAGAATGAAGAGCATATGGGGTGAGGATTGCATGGAATTCAAACCGGACCGGTGGTTGTCCCAAGAAGGTGACCGTTTTGAGCCCCCGAAAGATGGTTATAAGTTTGTGGCCTTCAATGCTGGACCGAGGTCTTGTTTGGGGAAGGATTTGGCTTATCTGCAAATGAAGTCCGTGGCTTCAGCTGTGCTGTTGCCTTATCGGCTTTCGTTGGTTCCCGGTCATCGCGTAGAGCAGAAGATGTCTCTCACTCTCTTTATGAAGAACGGGTTTCACGTATACTTGCATCCTCGTGTTCTTGCATAA
- the LOC119991521 gene encoding uncharacterized protein LOC119991521 yields MPRKQIFQHDKSSLNSVLADVHTLSTARDLWLTLHTRFRDVSMARQLELRQKFHSFRKTSQSAPAYCSEIKALAEQLRDLDITITDTDLIAQALAGLDLDYKDFVTMIANLEGTITFENFRQRLVAYEDRRLRMEAISPSSTEQKALVATGTVSSSESFSSPRGRGHGRRGRGRRGRGPGHSFSSGYGGRNYGYQFSRGSGRYQPHSFRPTGAPQAYTGILGPSPSPDVCQICDIPGHRADQCYHRYNTACTPNDLPRSFAAMSVGETNDSSWYPDSGASTHMTPHEGQAPGDNSSQSHR; encoded by the exons ATGCCAAGAAAACAGATTTTCCAGCATGACAAGTCAAG TCTAAACTCTGTGCTCGCTGATGTTCATACACTTTCTACAGCTCGTGACCTTTGGCTCACTCTTCACACAAGATTTCGTGATGTTTCTATGGCTAGACAGCTGGAACTCCGGCAGAAATTTCACTCTTTTCGCAAAACATCCCAATCTGCCCCTGCTTATTGCAGTGAAATCAAAGCACTTGCTGAACAACTCAGGGATCTTGACATCACTATTACCGACACTGATCTCATTGCTCAGGCTTTGGCTGGTCTTGATTTAGACTACAAGGATTTTGTCACCATGATAGCTAATCTGGAGGGTACCATTACCTTTGAAAATTTTCGGCAAAGATTGGTCGCTTATGAGGATCGCAGACTTCGTATGGAAGctatttctccttcatcaacTGAGCAAAAGGCTTTGGTTGCTACTGGCACTGTCTCGTCCTCTGAGTCTTTTTCTTCGCCTCGCGGGCGTGGACATGGACGCCGTGGCCGAGGGCGTCGTGGTCGTGGTCCTGGACACTCCTTTTCTTCTGGTTATGGTGGTCGCAATTATGGCTATCAATTTTCACGTGGTTCTGGTCGTTACCAACCTCACTCGTTTCGCCCCACGGGTGCCCCCCAAGCATATACTGGTATTCTGGGTCCTTCTCCGTCTCCTGatgtttgtcaaatttgtgacaTTCCAGGCCACCGTGCAGACCAATGCTATCACCGCTATAACACTGCTTGCACTCCTAATGATCTTCCTAGGTCCTTTGCTGCCATGTCTGTTGGTGAAACCAATGACTCCTCTTGGTATCCCGACTCTGGAGCCTCAACTCATATGACTCCCCATGAAG GACAAGCTCCAGGGGACAACTCTTCTCAAAGTCACCGGTAG
- the LOC119991645 gene encoding ammonium transporter 1 member 3, with product MELSWEESVTYSINTIYLLFSAYLVFVMQLGFAMLCAGSVRAKNALNIMLTNVVDAVVGSISYYLFGFAFAFGDGSNSNPFIGTSYFALSNVPNSTYDYSFFLFQWAFAIAVAGITSGSIAERTQFSSYLVFSFFLSGFVYPIVAHWVWSSSGWLCPSSSQLLFGSGAIDFAGSGVVHLVGGIAGLWGSLIEGPRVGRFDAYGKPVQMRGHNAALVVLGTFLLWFGWFGFNPGSFGKIVVGYPGTTDQGNWTAVGRTAVTTSLAGSTAGIVTLFGRRLLVGHWDALDVCNGLLGGFVAITSGCSVVEPWAAIVCGFVSAWVLIGFNILALKLNFDDPLEATQLHGGCGAWGLIFTGLFAKEEFIIQAYDSGKLGVSRPSGLLMGGGWGLLGAQVVELLVIVGWVSVTMGPLFYGLHKLGILRISADEEIAGLDVSSHGGYAYTAHPEEHHPRFYGDYVRMQNQDH from the coding sequence ATGGAGCTCTCATGGGAAGAGAGTGTGACATATTCAATCAACACCATTTACCTACTCTTCTCAGCTTATTTGGTCTTCGTAATGCAACTTGGGTTTGCGATGCTGTGTGCTGGCTCAGTCAGGGCCAAAAATGCCCTCAACATAATGCTCACCAATGTAGTTGATGCTGTTGTTGGTAGCATCTCTTACTACCTTTTTGGCTTTGCTTTTGCATTTGGTGATGGTTCCAACTCCAATCCTTTCATTGGTACAAGCTATTTTGCTCTCAGTAACGTCCCAAACTCTACATATGACTACAGTTTCTTTCTCTTCCAGTGGGCTTTTGCCATTGCAGTTGCTGGAATCACTAGTGGGTCTATAGCAGAGAGAACCCAGTTCAGTAGTTAccttgttttctcttttttcttatcTGGGTTCGTCTACCCAATTGTTGCTCACTGGGTTTGGTCATCAAGTGGTTGGCTATGTCCTAGCTCAAGTCAGTTGTTGTTCGGGTCAGGTGCAATTGACTTCGCTGGCAGCGGGGTCGTGCACTTAGTCGGTGGGATTGCTGGGCTTTGGGGCTCACTGATAGAAGGACCAAGAGTGGGCCGGTTTGATGCATATGGAAAGCCCGTTCAAATGCGTGGTCACAATGCAGCCCTGGTTGTGCTCGGAACATTTTTGTTGTGGTTCGGCTGGTTTGGGTTCAATCCAGGCTCGTTCGGTAAGATTGTTGTGGGTTACCCTGGAACCACTGATCAAGGAAACTGGACTGCGGTGGGCCGGACTGCGGTTACGACTTCATTGGCAGGCTCAACCGCTGGAATAGTAACCTTATTTGGACGTCGATTGCTGGTGGGCCACTGGGATGCATTGGATGTGTGCAATGGACTACTTGGTGGGTTTGTTGCCATTACATCGGGCTGCTCAGTTGTCGAGCCATGGGCCGCGATCGTATGCGGATTCGTGTCGGCTTGGGTCTTGATTGGGTTCAATATACTGGCCTTAAAACTCAACTTTGATGACCCATTAGAGGCAACCCAATTGCATGGTGGGTGTGGTGCCTGGGGATTGATATTCACAGGGTTGTTTGCCAAAGAAGAATTTATTATTCAAGCATATGATTCCGGGAAGCTTGGTGTGTCGAGGCCCTCTGGGCTGTTGATGGGCGGAGGATGGGGTCTACTGGGGGCCCAGGTGGTGGAGCTTTTAGTGATTGTGGGCTGGGTTAGTGTGACAATGGGGCCCCTTTTCTATGGCCTCCATAAGCTTGGAATATTGAGGATATCAGCGGATGAAGAAATTGCAGGACTAGACGTGTCAAGCCATGGAGGTTATGCCTATACTGCTCATCCAGAAGAACATCATCCACGCTTTTATGGGGATTATGTGCGCATGCAAAACCAAGACCATTAG
- the LOC119992123 gene encoding uncharacterized protein LOC119992123: MASLPFTFAPATVRVYAATAAKGAGGSKEEKGLLDRILGYLQKEEQLYENDPVLKKVEEKSSGGTTNGRKNSVAVPQKKKGVFGGLFAKN, encoded by the coding sequence ATGGCTTCTCTTCCATTCACATTCGCTCCGGCCACCGTGAGAGTGTATGCGGCCACAGCTGCAAAAGGAGCTGGTGGGAGCAAGGAGGAGAAGGGGCTTCTGGATCGGATTTTGGGGTATCTACAGAAGGAAGAGCAGCTGTATGAGAATGATCCAGTATTGAAGAAAGTGGAGGAGAAGAGTAGTGGAGGAACCACCAATGGCCGCAAGAACTCGGTTGCGGTTCCCCAGAAGAAGAAGGGTGTCTTTGGAGGCCTCTtcgcaaagaattga